Proteins encoded by one window of Mycolicibacterium cosmeticum:
- a CDS encoding hemerythrin domain-containing protein — translation MDALTFLRAEHKSVLGMLEVLDGAPRGDGATESGLDTMVTNLIIAESQHEAIEEQLFWPAVRKALDDGDALAEHAVQQEAAAKHLLQRLEDGSPGEADYQDALDEFVKAAREHIQYEQDVVWPRFSAAVDDAELVKLGERLEAAKKVAPTRPHPDTPSDAATQKTMGTAAAVVDHVRDAFSGRDAKNPPDPAPH, via the coding sequence ATGGATGCGTTGACTTTCCTTCGTGCCGAGCACAAGAGCGTGCTGGGCATGCTCGAGGTACTCGACGGCGCGCCCCGCGGCGACGGCGCCACCGAGAGCGGTTTGGACACCATGGTGACGAATCTGATCATCGCCGAATCGCAGCATGAGGCCATCGAGGAGCAGCTGTTCTGGCCGGCCGTCCGCAAGGCGCTGGACGACGGCGACGCGTTGGCCGAGCACGCCGTCCAGCAGGAGGCGGCAGCCAAGCATCTGTTGCAGCGCCTGGAGGACGGCTCGCCCGGTGAGGCCGACTACCAAGACGCGCTGGACGAATTCGTCAAGGCCGCCCGCGAACATATCCAGTACGAGCAGGACGTGGTGTGGCCGCGGTTCTCGGCCGCGGTCGATGATGCCGAACTGGTCAAGCTGGGCGAACGACTGGAGGCCGCGAAGAAGGTGGCGCCCACCCGTCCGCACCCCGATACGCCGTCGGACGCGGCCACCCAGAAGACCATGGGAACGGCCGCCGCCGTCGTCGACCACGTCCGGGACGCGTTCAGCGGCCGCGACGCGAAGAACCCGCCGGACCCGGCGCCGCACTAA
- a CDS encoding manganese catalase family protein: MFVHNKDLQFDVRVSAPDPRFATILQEQFGGANGELKAAMQYFTQAFVLRQKNPKMYDLFMDIATEELSHLEMVGSMITMLLDGLNDDLKLANERCDWMPAVASADGREQAIHQVAVNPLYFALTGGGPDVSNSAGVPWSGSYVNSNGDPSVDLRSNLAAESRAKIVYEYLKQFTDDPGVQDTLTFLMTREVAHYQQFTAALNELPVNFPPGTLAGDDRFQNVAFNMSNGDGDVRGPWNQGQGPWPEGMKWKYIKSPADEWLGTSARENKGEELNPDGGPAVNSEKPFTHEQHTAMT; this comes from the coding sequence ATGTTCGTGCACAACAAAGACCTGCAGTTCGACGTCCGGGTGAGCGCCCCGGACCCGAGGTTCGCCACGATCCTGCAGGAGCAGTTCGGCGGGGCGAACGGCGAGTTGAAGGCCGCCATGCAGTACTTCACCCAGGCCTTCGTGCTGCGTCAGAAGAACCCCAAGATGTACGACCTGTTCATGGATATCGCCACCGAGGAACTGAGCCATCTGGAGATGGTCGGCTCGATGATCACCATGCTGCTCGACGGCCTCAACGACGACCTCAAGTTGGCCAATGAGCGGTGTGACTGGATGCCGGCCGTGGCGAGCGCCGACGGCAGGGAGCAGGCCATCCACCAAGTGGCGGTCAACCCGTTGTACTTCGCGTTGACCGGCGGCGGACCGGATGTGAGCAACTCCGCGGGGGTGCCGTGGTCGGGCTCCTACGTCAACTCCAACGGTGACCCGTCGGTGGACCTACGCAGCAACCTGGCCGCCGAGTCACGGGCCAAGATCGTCTACGAGTACCTCAAGCAGTTCACCGACGATCCCGGCGTCCAGGACACCCTGACCTTCCTGATGACCCGGGAGGTCGCGCACTACCAACAGTTCACCGCGGCGCTCAACGAGCTTCCGGTGAACTTCCCGCCGGGAACGCTGGCCGGTGACGACCGCTTCCAGAACGTGGCGTTCAACATGTCCAACGGTGACGGCGATGTGCGCGGTCCCTGGAACCAGGGGCAGGGCCCGTGGCCCGAGGGCATGAAGTGGAAGTACATCAAGTCGCCCGCCGACGAATGGCTCGGAACCTCCGCCCGGGAGAACAAGGGCGAGGAGCTCAACCCGGACGGTGGGCCGGCGGTGAACAGCGAGAAGCCCTTCACGCATGAGCAGCACACCGCCATGACGTGA
- a CDS encoding alpha/beta hydrolase, with protein MSTITAREQAEIDAANRSGAQPVVFVHGLWLLPDSWDNWRSLFEENGFVTLAPGWPDDPSGTAEARRDPSVFAGKGVAAITEHYADVIRALHRKPIIVGHSFGGLITQKLAGLGLAKVAVAIDPAPFRGVLPLPLPALRSSFPVLGNPLNYGRSIALTPKQFRYAFGNAVSEDEASRLYDRYSVAGAGKPLFQAAVANFNPASETKVNTKNPERGPLLIISGEFDHTVPWAIANATYKLYKKNPNVTEIVEIPGRGHSLTIDSGWREVADTALKFIARF; from the coding sequence ATGAGCACCATCACCGCACGCGAACAAGCCGAGATCGACGCGGCCAACCGCTCAGGCGCCCAACCCGTCGTCTTCGTCCACGGGCTGTGGCTGCTGCCGGACAGCTGGGACAACTGGCGCAGTTTGTTCGAGGAGAACGGCTTCGTGACCCTGGCGCCGGGCTGGCCCGACGACCCCTCCGGCACCGCTGAGGCCCGCCGTGACCCGTCGGTGTTCGCCGGAAAGGGCGTCGCCGCCATCACCGAGCACTACGCCGACGTCATTCGGGCACTGCATCGCAAGCCGATCATCGTCGGGCACTCGTTCGGCGGCCTCATCACCCAGAAACTCGCCGGATTGGGCCTGGCTAAGGTCGCTGTCGCGATCGATCCGGCACCGTTCCGTGGCGTGCTGCCGCTTCCGTTGCCCGCGCTGCGGTCGTCGTTCCCGGTGCTCGGCAACCCGCTGAACTACGGACGGTCGATCGCGTTGACGCCCAAGCAGTTCCGCTACGCGTTCGGCAACGCGGTATCCGAGGACGAGGCGAGCCGGCTGTACGACCGGTACTCGGTGGCCGGGGCGGGCAAGCCGCTGTTCCAGGCGGCCGTCGCCAACTTCAATCCGGCGTCCGAGACGAAGGTCAACACCAAGAACCCCGAACGTGGTCCGCTGCTGATCATCTCCGGCGAATTCGACCACACCGTCCCGTGGGCGATCGCCAACGCCACGTACAAGCTGTACAAGAAGAACCCCAACGTCACCGAGATCGTCGAGATCCCCGGGCGCGGGCACTCGTTGACCATCGACAGTGGTTGGCGGGAGGTCGCGGACACTGCACTGAAGTTCATCGCCCGGTTCTGA
- a CDS encoding TetR/AcrR family transcriptional regulator: MATTAPASTPRERLLRTATDLFYREGIHAVGVDRILAEAGVTRATMYRHFKGKEDLVEAYLAVEDETIRGYFAAAEAAAGPDTDLLELVIDGIAEDVARYHTRGCPFINAAAEYPDPDSRIRRLITEHRRWFRAALEQAAAGHAHAPEIAASLALLRDAALVGGYLDGIEYAKPAFVRAARQAAGLPAQSGHGGV; the protein is encoded by the coding sequence ATGGCAACCACCGCGCCGGCATCGACACCCCGCGAACGGCTGCTGCGCACCGCCACCGACCTCTTCTATCGCGAGGGCATCCACGCCGTCGGCGTCGACCGCATCCTGGCCGAGGCCGGCGTCACCCGCGCGACCATGTACCGGCACTTCAAGGGCAAGGAAGACCTGGTCGAGGCGTATCTGGCCGTCGAGGACGAGACCATCCGCGGCTACTTCGCCGCCGCGGAGGCCGCCGCCGGACCCGATACCGACCTGCTCGAGCTCGTCATCGACGGCATCGCCGAGGACGTCGCGCGCTACCACACCCGCGGGTGCCCGTTCATCAACGCGGCCGCCGAGTATCCCGACCCGGACAGTCGCATCCGCCGGCTCATCACCGAGCATCGCCGCTGGTTTCGGGCCGCTCTGGAACAGGCCGCGGCCGGGCACGCCCATGCCCCGGAGATCGCGGCCTCACTCGCGCTGCTGCGCGACGCGGCGCTGGTTGGTGGCTACCTCGACGGCATCGAGTACGCCAAACCCGCCTTCGTGCGCGCCGCCCGGCAGGCGGCCGGTCTACCTGCCCAGTCCGGGCACGGCGGGGTGTAG
- a CDS encoding adenylate/guanylate cyclase domain-containing protein — translation MTTAATIIPWVIVAVAVAGLITMTVLFVVARRQLAGTRQELERLRREQPRRRRPRGLAPMAIKTVWETADSLINKGVRATVRNSIEDLAGWAQVERPDLARLTADGQVVIVFSDIEGSTERNDTLGDREWVKLLERHNKLFYKQVEKHGGHVVKTQGDGFMIAFAAADEAVRCSLDVQRALRAAPDRWDDIRVRMGVHMGTSVRRGDDLFGRNVAMAARVAGLAAGGEVLISEPVHQAVQGLPGIGFGPPRDVELKGLQGRHTVYPVTIEDAAPVRAATG, via the coding sequence GTGACGACAGCCGCGACCATCATCCCGTGGGTCATCGTCGCGGTGGCGGTGGCCGGGCTGATCACCATGACCGTGCTGTTCGTCGTGGCGCGACGCCAACTGGCCGGCACCCGGCAAGAACTGGAGCGGCTGCGCCGTGAGCAACCGCGACGGCGACGGCCCCGCGGCCTCGCCCCCATGGCCATCAAGACGGTGTGGGAGACGGCGGACTCCTTGATCAACAAGGGTGTGCGGGCCACCGTGCGCAACTCGATCGAGGATCTGGCCGGATGGGCCCAGGTGGAGCGGCCCGATCTGGCCCGGCTCACCGCCGACGGTCAGGTGGTGATCGTCTTCTCCGACATCGAGGGTTCCACCGAACGCAACGACACACTGGGTGACCGCGAATGGGTGAAACTCCTTGAGCGGCACAACAAGCTGTTCTACAAGCAGGTCGAGAAGCACGGCGGACACGTGGTCAAGACCCAGGGCGACGGATTCATGATCGCCTTCGCCGCCGCCGACGAGGCGGTCCGCTGCAGCCTCGACGTCCAGCGCGCGCTGCGCGCCGCCCCCGACCGCTGGGACGACATCCGAGTGCGGATGGGTGTCCACATGGGGACATCGGTGCGCCGCGGTGACGATCTGTTCGGCCGCAACGTCGCGATGGCGGCACGCGTGGCAGGACTGGCCGCCGGCGGCGAGGTGCTGATCAGTGAACCCGTGCACCAAGCCGTACAGGGTCTGCCCGGCATCGGGTTCGGGCCGCCCCGCGACGTGGAGCTGAAGGGCTTGCAGGGCAGGCACACCGTCTATCCCGTGACGATCGAGGATGCCGCTCCCGTCAGGGCCGCTACCGGGTAG
- a CDS encoding FAD binding domain-containing protein, with translation MTRPHVIADAATTTFRAAIIGGSLGGLAAAHELRSIGAEVAVYERSVGRTEARGAGIVMQPEVASLLAQVGRSVPSVSVQLAERQQLHRHGVPDRYPAPQWMSAWDTLYGALRAPLSDICLRLDSRLTGLSTAGGQVSAEFGDGYTTTADLLVGADGIGSATRELLTGDNQLRYAGYVAFRGLLPEHSLPGPLHDLLTNRFTLFAVPGMQMLCYLVPGPDGARAEGGRRVNWVWYVNTAEAVLPHLLTGRSGRRFEFFLPPGELAGAALESVLALTEAALPQPFAELVRLTPIFLQPVFDLPPAPRVGEHTVLIGDAAGTVRPHTASGTSKAFGDAAGLAHALTGWRRGEPLPLRRLDAWAAQRTVHLADIADAGVRLAARSQLGVGGPQFL, from the coding sequence ATGACGCGTCCGCACGTAATCGCCGATGCCGCAACGACAACGTTCCGGGCCGCGATCATCGGTGGATCCCTCGGCGGCCTGGCGGCCGCACACGAACTGCGGTCGATCGGCGCCGAGGTGGCGGTGTACGAGCGGTCGGTGGGCCGCACCGAAGCCCGCGGCGCCGGCATCGTCATGCAGCCCGAGGTGGCGTCGTTGCTTGCCCAGGTCGGCCGGTCGGTGCCTTCTGTCAGCGTCCAGTTGGCCGAACGCCAACAGCTGCACCGCCACGGCGTACCCGACCGTTACCCTGCGCCGCAATGGATGTCGGCCTGGGACACCTTGTACGGCGCATTGCGTGCCCCGCTCTCGGATATCTGTCTGCGCCTGGACAGCCGGCTGACCGGCTTGTCCACCGCAGGCGGCCAGGTGAGTGCCGAGTTCGGCGACGGGTACACCACCACCGCCGACCTGCTGGTGGGTGCCGACGGAATCGGCTCGGCCACAAGAGAACTGCTCACCGGCGACAACCAACTGCGCTACGCCGGATACGTCGCGTTCCGGGGCCTGCTCCCGGAACACTCGCTGCCCGGACCGCTGCATGACCTGCTGACGAACCGGTTCACTCTGTTCGCCGTGCCCGGTATGCAGATGCTGTGCTATCTGGTTCCGGGACCCGATGGCGCGCGCGCCGAGGGCGGGCGCCGGGTCAACTGGGTCTGGTACGTCAACACCGCCGAGGCCGTGCTCCCCCACCTGCTCACCGGCCGCTCCGGACGCCGGTTCGAGTTCTTCCTCCCGCCCGGCGAACTCGCAGGCGCTGCCCTCGAATCCGTCCTGGCGCTGACCGAGGCCGCCCTCCCCCAGCCGTTCGCCGAACTGGTGCGGCTGACCCCGATCTTCCTGCAACCGGTGTTCGATCTGCCGCCCGCGCCGAGGGTGGGCGAACACACCGTGCTCATCGGTGACGCGGCCGGCACGGTGCGCCCACACACTGCGTCCGGCACGTCAAAGGCATTCGGCGACGCCGCGGGGCTGGCCCATGCGCTCACCGGGTGGCGGCGCGGCGAGCCGTTGCCGCTGCGCCGCCTCGACGCGTGGGCGGCACAACGAACGGTGCACCTGGCCGACATCGCGGACGCCGGGGTGCGACTGGCGGCCCGCTCACAGCTGGGAGTCGGTGGACCCCAATTCCTTTGA
- a CDS encoding amylo-alpha-1,6-glucosidase, with protein MTPGVLNAGQPAHAIGGDTVTLVEGGTFCLSDRHGDITPGRSHGLFFRDARILSRWELRLDGATPEPLAAQTAEAFTGQFISRRAPHAGRADSTLLLTRERLVADGMRETITVHNLDREPTVVTLVLHADGDFADLFAVKEGRPASGGADLSVVDGELILRERGEYVRGVSISATGDPILAPGSLTWRVVIGPGERWQSEIVAQPTWGNQKLSTRFQRGQRVERSGPGRKIENWRNSATTIETDNPALSAILQQTESDLGALLMRADGSSRSFVAAGAPWFMTLFGRDSLLTAWMALPLDVTLSLGTLQQLAATQGRRVDPITEEEPGRIMHEVRRGPDNADILGGSIYYGSIDATLLFVMLLAEAWRWGADEDTVRALLPAADAALRWARDYGDRDGDGFIEYQRATDRGLINQGWKDSFDGINDAAGRLADPPLALCEVQGYHYAALLARAELARHFGDQVHAERLTGEAEALRTRFAERFWLPDRGWLAVALDRDKRPVDALTSNVGHCLWTGIVDDHHAAVLIERLADASMDSGFGLRTLADAMGAFNPMSYHNGSIWPHDTAIAVAGLLRYRHLPGAVDLAERLASGIIDAAVAFGGRLPELYCGFPRAQFDVPVPYPTSCSPQAWASAAPLLLVRSFLGLQVDAPRRRLTVSPRLPAGWGRVTLTDLTVGDVTVCVEAEGETAKVTGLPQDWSDAAG; from the coding sequence ATGACACCCGGTGTCCTCAACGCGGGCCAACCCGCCCACGCCATCGGTGGCGACACGGTGACGCTGGTCGAAGGCGGCACCTTCTGTTTGTCGGATCGGCACGGTGACATCACCCCCGGACGGTCACACGGGCTGTTCTTCCGTGACGCCCGCATCTTGTCGCGGTGGGAGTTGCGCCTCGACGGAGCCACCCCGGAACCGCTCGCGGCGCAGACGGCGGAAGCCTTTACCGGACAGTTCATCTCGCGTCGAGCGCCGCACGCCGGCCGGGCCGACAGCACCCTGTTGCTCACCCGTGAGCGACTGGTTGCCGACGGCATGCGCGAGACGATCACCGTGCACAACCTCGACCGGGAACCGACCGTCGTCACGCTGGTGCTGCACGCCGACGGCGACTTCGCCGACCTGTTCGCCGTCAAGGAAGGCCGGCCCGCTTCCGGCGGTGCCGACCTGTCGGTCGTCGACGGCGAGTTGATCCTGCGTGAGCGTGGCGAATATGTGCGCGGAGTCAGCATCAGCGCCACCGGTGACCCGATCCTGGCGCCGGGATCGCTGACCTGGCGCGTGGTGATCGGTCCCGGCGAGCGGTGGCAGAGCGAGATCGTCGCCCAGCCGACGTGGGGAAACCAGAAGCTGAGCACCCGCTTTCAGCGCGGTCAGCGAGTCGAGCGCAGTGGTCCCGGGCGCAAGATCGAGAATTGGCGTAACAGTGCCACCACCATCGAGACCGACAACCCGGCGTTGAGCGCGATCCTGCAACAGACCGAGAGCGATCTGGGTGCGCTGCTCATGCGCGCCGATGGTTCGAGCCGATCGTTCGTCGCCGCGGGTGCGCCATGGTTCATGACGCTGTTCGGCCGGGACAGCCTGCTCACCGCGTGGATGGCCCTGCCGCTGGATGTCACGTTGTCGCTGGGCACCCTGCAGCAGCTGGCGGCCACCCAGGGCCGCCGGGTCGACCCGATCACCGAGGAAGAACCGGGCCGCATCATGCACGAGGTGCGCCGCGGCCCGGACAATGCCGACATCCTCGGCGGCAGCATCTACTACGGTTCGATCGACGCCACGCTGCTGTTCGTCATGCTGCTGGCCGAGGCGTGGCGCTGGGGTGCCGACGAGGACACCGTGCGCGCCCTGCTGCCGGCCGCCGACGCGGCGCTGCGCTGGGCCCGTGACTACGGCGACCGCGACGGTGACGGCTTCATCGAGTACCAGCGCGCCACCGACCGCGGCCTGATCAACCAAGGCTGGAAGGACAGCTTCGACGGCATCAACGATGCGGCCGGCCGTCTCGCCGATCCACCCCTGGCCTTGTGCGAAGTCCAGGGTTATCACTATGCGGCGCTGCTGGCCCGAGCGGAGCTCGCCCGACACTTCGGCGACCAGGTCCACGCCGAGCGGTTGACCGGCGAAGCCGAGGCGCTGCGAACGAGATTCGCCGAACGCTTCTGGCTGCCCGATCGCGGCTGGCTCGCCGTGGCGCTCGACCGGGACAAGCGGCCGGTGGACGCGTTGACCAGCAATGTGGGCCACTGCCTGTGGACCGGCATCGTCGACGACCACCATGCGGCAGTGCTCATCGAGCGCTTGGCGGACGCCTCGATGGACAGCGGATTCGGGTTACGCACCCTGGCCGACGCGATGGGCGCGTTCAATCCCATGAGCTACCACAACGGTTCGATCTGGCCGCACGACACCGCCATCGCGGTGGCCGGCCTGCTGCGCTACCGGCACCTGCCCGGCGCGGTAGATCTGGCCGAGCGGCTGGCATCCGGAATCATCGACGCCGCCGTGGCTTTCGGTGGCCGGCTGCCGGAACTGTACTGCGGCTTTCCCCGTGCACAGTTCGACGTTCCCGTCCCGTATCCCACCTCGTGCTCACCGCAGGCCTGGGCCAGCGCCGCGCCGCTGCTGCTGGTCCGCAGCTTCTTGGGGTTGCAGGTCGACGCGCCGCGGCGCCGGCTCACGGTGTCACCGCGGCTGCCCGCGGGTTGGGGCCGGGTCACGCTGACGGATCTGACCGTCGGTGATGTCACCGTGTGCGTGGAAGCTGAGGGGGAGACCGCCAAGGTGACCGGCCTGCCGCAGGACTGGTCCGACGCGGCGGGGTGA
- a CDS encoding glycosyltransferase family 4 protein: protein MIAPPYFDIPPKAYGGTEAVVAELADALTSRGHHVTVIGAGDGNGTSADFVPVWDRTIPERLGQPYPEVMHALKVRDAVLKLAVNEGVDIVHDHTMAGPLNAWLYGALGLPTVVTVHGPLDDDLLPFYRHLKKDAGLIAISDRQRELAPDLNWVGRVHNSLRVEDWPFQQEKQDYALFLGRYAPYKGAHLAVEAAHRAGIPLVLAGKCDEPAEKAYFEEQVAPLLRETDTVFGEADAVSKRRLLANARCVLFPVQWEEPFGMVMIEAMACGTPVVALRGGAVPEVIADGVTGIICDHPDELAPAIDAAQALDPAACRRHVASHFTVSQFGAGYEDIYYQVSGRRRTRRSVPRWRRRRLVPEAPRRLDAVVRSRVRA from the coding sequence ATGATTGCGCCTCCGTATTTCGACATCCCCCCGAAGGCCTACGGCGGCACCGAGGCCGTGGTCGCCGAGCTGGCCGACGCCCTCACATCCAGGGGGCACCACGTCACCGTGATCGGCGCCGGCGACGGTAACGGCACGTCTGCCGACTTCGTTCCGGTGTGGGACAGGACGATCCCCGAGCGGCTGGGGCAGCCCTACCCGGAGGTGATGCACGCGCTGAAGGTGCGCGACGCGGTGCTGAAGCTGGCGGTGAACGAAGGGGTCGACATCGTCCACGACCACACCATGGCCGGCCCACTCAACGCGTGGCTGTATGGGGCACTGGGCTTACCGACGGTGGTCACCGTACACGGGCCGCTCGATGACGACCTGCTGCCGTTCTACCGGCACTTGAAGAAGGACGCCGGGTTGATCGCCATCAGCGACCGCCAGCGGGAACTCGCACCGGACCTCAATTGGGTTGGTCGCGTGCACAACTCGCTGCGTGTCGAGGACTGGCCGTTCCAGCAGGAGAAGCAGGACTATGCGTTGTTCCTCGGGCGGTACGCCCCGTACAAGGGCGCGCACCTGGCCGTGGAAGCCGCCCACCGGGCGGGCATCCCCCTGGTGCTGGCCGGCAAGTGCGACGAACCGGCCGAGAAGGCCTACTTCGAGGAACAGGTCGCTCCGCTGTTGCGCGAGACCGACACCGTCTTCGGCGAGGCAGACGCCGTCAGCAAGCGCCGACTGCTGGCGAACGCCCGGTGCGTGCTGTTCCCGGTCCAATGGGAAGAGCCCTTCGGCATGGTGATGATCGAGGCGATGGCCTGCGGCACACCGGTGGTCGCGCTGCGGGGTGGCGCGGTGCCCGAGGTCATCGCCGATGGTGTCACGGGCATCATCTGCGACCATCCAGACGAACTTGCCCCGGCCATCGATGCGGCCCAGGCGCTGGACCCGGCGGCGTGCCGGCGACACGTTGCCTCCCATTTCACCGTCTCGCAGTTCGGTGCGGGGTACGAGGACATCTACTACCAGGTCAGTGGCCGGCGCCGCACCCGGCGGTCGGTGCCGCGCTGGCGGCGCCGCCGGCTGGTCCCCGAAGCCCCGCGGCGGCTGGACGCCGTGGTGCGATCGCGGGTGCGCGCATGA
- a CDS encoding PE-PPE domain-containing protein, producing MVATRISALGFVAMFSLTFGVVPARAADTPPDVVGFYLQGTCLCNTVPTAQEALGLADGYLEGAGPITGVGYPAGLLFALDSAIGASGVKSHLDAVPDGTKITLAGVSQGAIVLNYVKQSLALQITPARPAADLSFVTFGDPMNTTGGIVAKNPPLWLSVPPGILPTRYATTEIVREYDGLSDWPDRPTALSVLNAVMGVAYVHPFYGEDADPDKPGTLKTVNVNAAGGTTTHYVVPTAGLPITQPLRNVGINTTAVDRWLRPQIDRSYKHRPTVVTADTDTSQTEPSPAAAGTSARLAAATPTTSRAQAASNSVVPQPGKDDADLGRPVRPKPRLPKLSLKAPRFALPSLTRPHRSSNDE from the coding sequence GTGGTGGCCACGCGCATCAGCGCCCTGGGTTTCGTCGCGATGTTCTCACTCACGTTCGGTGTCGTACCCGCCCGGGCAGCCGACACGCCTCCCGACGTGGTCGGGTTCTACCTGCAGGGCACCTGCCTGTGCAATACGGTCCCGACGGCACAGGAAGCGCTCGGCCTCGCCGACGGCTATCTCGAGGGCGCCGGACCGATCACCGGCGTGGGTTATCCCGCCGGACTGCTGTTCGCGCTCGACTCGGCGATCGGCGCCAGCGGGGTGAAGTCGCATCTGGACGCCGTGCCCGACGGCACCAAGATCACCCTGGCCGGGGTGAGTCAGGGCGCGATCGTGCTCAACTACGTCAAACAGTCACTCGCGCTGCAGATTACCCCGGCACGGCCAGCTGCCGATCTGTCGTTCGTGACCTTCGGTGATCCGATGAACACCACCGGCGGGATCGTGGCCAAGAACCCGCCGCTGTGGTTGTCGGTGCCGCCGGGGATCTTGCCGACCCGTTATGCGACCACCGAGATCGTCCGCGAGTACGACGGCCTGTCGGACTGGCCGGACCGCCCCACCGCATTGTCCGTGCTCAATGCGGTGATGGGCGTCGCCTACGTGCATCCCTTCTACGGTGAGGACGCCGATCCGGACAAACCGGGCACCTTGAAGACAGTCAACGTCAATGCCGCCGGCGGTACCACCACCCACTACGTGGTGCCGACGGCGGGCCTGCCGATCACCCAGCCGCTGCGGAACGTAGGCATCAACACCACCGCCGTCGACCGCTGGCTACGCCCCCAGATCGATCGTTCCTACAAGCACCGCCCCACCGTCGTCACCGCTGACACCGACACGTCGCAAACCGAACCGTCGCCCGCCGCCGCGGGAACTTCGGCGCGCCTTGCCGCCGCGACGCCGACAACGTCGCGCGCGCAGGCCGCGTCGAACAGCGTCGTGCCCCAGCCAGGCAAGGATGACGCCGACCTCGGCAGGCCGGTACGGCCGAAGCCCCGCCTGCCGAAGTTGTCACTCAAGGCACCGAGGTTCGCCCTGCCTTCACTGACTCGTCCTCATCGCTCCTCGAACGACGAATGA
- a CDS encoding beta-class carbonic anhydrase: MSVTDELLANNAEYAKTFQGPLPLPPSKHVAVLACMDAYRILGLGDGEAHVIRNAGGVVTDDEIRSLAISQRLLGTKEIILIHHTDCGMLTFTDDDFKRGIQDETGLKPAWGAEAFSDLAEDVRQSLRRIEVSPFVTKHESLRGFIFDVATGRLEEVTL, encoded by the coding sequence ATGTCTGTCACCGATGAGCTGTTGGCCAACAACGCGGAGTACGCCAAGACCTTCCAGGGCCCGCTACCGCTGCCGCCGAGCAAGCATGTCGCAGTGCTCGCCTGCATGGACGCCTACCGCATTCTCGGCCTCGGTGACGGCGAGGCGCACGTCATCCGCAATGCCGGCGGGGTGGTCACCGATGACGAGATCCGGTCCCTGGCGATCAGCCAGCGTCTGCTGGGCACCAAGGAGATCATCCTGATCCACCATACCGACTGCGGCATGCTGACGTTCACCGACGACGACTTCAAGCGTGGCATCCAGGACGAGACCGGCCTCAAACCCGCCTGGGGCGCCGAGGCTTTCAGCGATCTGGCCGAGGACGTACGCCAGTCCCTGCGCCGGATCGAGGTCAGTCCCTTCGTCACCAAGCACGAGTCGTTGCGTGGGTTCATCTTCGACGTGGCGACCGGCCGGCTCGAAGAGGTCACGCTCTGA
- a CDS encoding nucleotidyltransferase domain-containing protein — protein MAGQPISDREISQRWRTWTPAQVAERLDGVAAPWCVTAGWALHLFTDAAARDHDDIEIAVPAQRFDDVMDALPGFEWDVVGDGRIWPFPVEHANHFQTWLREPTTGIYRLDVFREPSADNQWVCRRDGRIRLPYNELIRHTDDGIPYVIPEVALLFKAKHSRQKDQLDFDNVVPALGESRRDRLAGWLSLVHPGHPWIDRLATGSH, from the coding sequence ATGGCAGGTCAGCCCATCTCCGACCGCGAGATCAGCCAGCGATGGCGTACGTGGACGCCAGCGCAGGTTGCAGAACGTCTCGACGGGGTTGCCGCCCCATGGTGCGTGACCGCCGGCTGGGCCTTGCACCTGTTCACCGATGCTGCTGCCCGCGATCACGACGACATCGAAATCGCCGTGCCGGCCCAACGATTCGACGACGTCATGGATGCCTTGCCTGGATTTGAATGGGACGTTGTCGGGGATGGACGAATCTGGCCATTCCCCGTCGAGCACGCCAACCACTTTCAAACCTGGCTGCGCGAACCCACCACGGGCATCTACCGTCTCGACGTGTTCCGCGAACCGAGCGCCGACAATCAATGGGTATGCCGGCGCGACGGACGAATCAGACTGCCCTACAACGAACTTATCCGTCACACCGACGACGGCATTCCATACGTCATCCCCGAGGTGGCGCTATTGTTCAAAGCCAAGCACTCGCGTCAGAAGGACCAGCTCGATTTCGACAACGTCGTACCGGCGCTGGGTGAGTCTCGAAGGGATCGGCTGGCCGGGTGGCTTTCCCTCGTGCATCCGGGTCACCCGTGGATCGACAGACTCGCAACTGGCAGCCATTAG